The window gttttatttattttattatttgtaatattgatacatttaatacttatgttggatttgtattagtttttataattttttaacttttatttttagattttaataatttttgaatgtggggtaatataccaaacttcaaaaatatgtatatatgtttgcattttatcttatgtacacaacagggtaaaacaacgcattttcaaaaactggcattaagttcagcaaaagcaactaattttgacgacaagatgcaaaataaatgtgatataacaacaagacggaatgaacaaatgatatgcaccatttatcattcagcaaacaaacgccaatatgtttgggaactttggtaaaatttaatcattttcacacaaatcaccctcaataatttaaattgttactgatttcttgcaaatgagggtattgcaagatcttaagtgtgggaaggggttaaattctttcggatttttaaaatttttatcttaaacacttggttaccattaaaaatactagtaaagcagtagttgtattagaatctagtgctctctgataataaagaacagccctagttttatatactgactacccacttctagtaaaatttttcaaaattttcaactaaatgaactcaaaatcatgtttatacatatttatgaacgataaaactaggtgttaacaccgaaattattgttacctcggaaatgacataaattgataaacaaaccaaaatgttagaattcatttaagaatggaatagaggagaacaaaaaggcaataaaaagaaaaataaaagccaagtgtgggaaaatttaccaagtttttcaaaacatatatcacatatttttgtacaaataactgaaaatacttttgctttggactaatctaaaaagttttgcccgatgaaagaaaagaagagatggatctacacgatgaatcaattccatcattaaaaggaagtaaagtcttccgaaaaagaaacgcgcttcttgatataggtcatgaagttgtcgtccagaccagctgtaggttgacgaaaaacctagaaaagtcattactaaaatcagcaggaaatccacggaccttagcattaaacagggtcgccaagtggtcagatttatcctaaccatgagaaggatttatctcgtacaatggggggcaccgtgcaaattagcttgataagactaatgaatcagatccccagaaaggataatctccttaaagatcaaaaatcagcttttaagactgatattactcaatcctagagattgaccttaaagattgagaattacaaactcatggaattcgatgatatctaaactcgagcttgaacgagaaaatattttgatcaaattataaaccgatttgttttctgaaaacccattttcaatgtgttcattaccattgaacgtaaaatcctaggaattcacctggaattcattaggtcacctgaactaaatcgggtgtcaaccgtaagaacggtggttgcatagcatggtcaaagacaggaccttgtgccagaccgaaaaattataagggtgagctttactattgctcctacaaaggatagtaattgcgtccgacacgttatagaccataattaaaagcatgtcaggggacattgccttaacagttgcttgttcaacgctttcctttacaaccggacggtagtttatcgaaaggtaatatacgaagcaagtatactggacgtgctgctttcccaatacaaggttagcaagtgggtgacacaaaaccataagttttgagctaaaattttcaaatatgaaacccaccaaacccacaaaaataatttgcaaacaccggtgaagggttattccggaaaacttatctagggtaaaaactagatttaattttcaaaagatcaaatgttttcataaagatccaatttccttaatggatctaaatttttatagtcatgtgggactgtaaaccatatcgttactaccattgtttataccgcagtatagaaatcactgatgtacaaagtgtgaagaataaagaagtgattctagtatttcaagactatattgcttgaggacaagaaacgctcaagtgtgggaatatttgataatgctaaaaacgaacatatatttcatagtattattcctcaagaaagacaagcttttaagttgcaattgttctatttacaagtgatattcgtttaaataataaaaggtgaagacaaaagacagattcgacgaattgaagacgcaaaggtccaaaaagctcaaaagtacaaaatacaatcaaagaggttccaattattgataagaaacgtctcgaaattacaagagtacaagattcaaaacgcaaagtacaagatattaaattgtacgcaaggacgttcgaaaatccggaaccgggaccagagtcaactctcaacgctcgaagcaacggactaaaaattacgagtcaactatgcacataaatataatataatatttaaataattcttataattatttaaatattataatatattaaaaattcgtcggcaaagaaagactccaaagttggtgagctggaaaatcaaactccgcgactcgcggagtttgaaggcaaaaattgtcgctagtcgcggagccccaaattctgaaaccgcctataaaagcaaacacAGTTTGATCGCAaatatatccataatctatctctctcaatatatacggaaatatatatatatataatttatattttaattttaattttaaatcctaataataagggtatgctagcgaatgttgtaagggtgtaagtcgaaattctgtccatgtaacgctacgctatttttaatcattgtaagttatgttcaacctttttaatttaatgtctcgtagctaagttattattatgcttatttaaaacgaagtaatcataatgttgggctaattactaaaattgggtaattgggctttgtaccataattggagtttggacaaaagaacgacacttgtggaaattagactatgggctattaatgggctttatatttgtttaactaaatgatagtttgttaattttaatataaagatttacaattggacgtccctataaataaccatatacactcgatcggacacgatgggctgggtatttatatgtacgaataatcgttcatttaaccggacacgggaatgaattaatagtctatggaattattaaaacaggggtgaaattatgtacaaggacacttggcataattgataataaagtattaaaacattgggttacactcagtcgacatcctggtgtaattattaaacaaagtattaaaatcttgttacagtttaagtccccaattagttggaatatttgacttcgggtataaggataatttgacgaggacactcgcactttatatttatgactgatggactgttatggacaaaaaccagacggacatattaaataatccaggacaaaggacaattaacccatgggcataaaactaaaaatcaacacgtcaaacatcatgattacagaagtttaaataagcataattcttttatttcatatttaattttctttattttatatttaattgcacttctaattatcgcatttttatttattgttattgtatttaattgcacttttaattatcgtactttttaattatcgcaagtttattttatcgcacttttattattcgcaatttcattatcgttatttactttacgctttaaattaagtcttttatttatttaatattttacatttggttttaactgcgactaaagttttaaaatcgacaaaccggtcattaaacggtaaaaatccccttttataataataatattacttatatatatatttgtattttaataaattaaactaatatagcgttaagctttgattaaaagattttccctgtggaacgaaccggacttactaaaaactacactactgtacgattaggtacactgcctataagtgttgtagcaaggtttaagtatatccattctataaataaataaatatcttgtgtaaaattgtatcgtatttaatagtatttccttgtaaaatttaagctattttatatacacctcgctttgacatcaCTTGCATTCagattttcggtcacatctctgtgatttatttttgAAGCTgtcaggtgagtttatagatccctttttaattgcttttgcaatctatattttttggctgagaatacatgcactttattttaaacgcaatggatacaagtacatactaaattctacattgagtttgaaccgaaaattccttagctttggtaactagtaactgccagttataagaactggtgggcgcgagtagttgtatatggatccatagggcttgacatccccgtccgttccaggtatagagaccctagcctgaactataaagcggacgtatgctatttgagtttagtacacgttggtttgcgtgtattgtacatgttggttgcgttaaaacaggggtacttattatatatacgttaagtttagttaccaaggtgctcaatttcgtagaatattttgataaacgttttggatgaaacaactgaaatcttgtgatccacctttatatacaaattatgctcaatattaaaactatgaactcaccaacctttgtgttgacacttttagcatgtttattctcaggtccctagaagtcttccgatgtttgcttatacgttatacaagctatgtgcatggagtcatacatgctttattagagaaaactttgcattcacaaaatcatcaccatgtatcttattttgactgcattgtcaatggatgtattattgtaaactattatttacggtgattgtctatatgtagaaatcatcagatgtcgaaaaccttggatttagatattcatttacggtgtgtcttttcaaaagaatgcaatgtttacaaaaacgtatcatatagaggtcaatacctcgcaatgaaaccagtgaataacgtactgcgtcaatagcgattttgacgggtcattacaaACTCCTAACTGCATTTCAATAAAGAAAACAATATTGCAAAGCATCGAAATAAGAGGCAGATAATAATGTTGTTAGTTTATCTACTGTTATCATTTCAAACACTCATTACATTCCACAAAACCAGTGGCAGAATGTGCTTGAGCCTGGGTGGGGCATTTGCCTCACCTAAGTTTTAGCTTGTAACCATCAATATTACATGTATTGGGCTTTGTATATAACATTTTTTTTTAATGACACTACCAAAAGATCACAAATAAATCATTAGACTTTGCCCATTAAAAAAATTAAACATAAAGCCTTTAGTTACACAAATTTCAATCAACCCACTAAATAAATCTAAACGCCAAACTTCAATTAAAATTATCAGCCAACCGAAAATTATAAACGAGTGAACGACTCTTCTTCTTTACAACTACAATTCTCGATCTATTAGTCGTTTACATAATATTAAAGATATTAAAAGTCTTCGAGCTGAGCTGTAATAGAACATTTTTCTTTAGTCGGTTATTTTGGTTTGTTCTGACTTGCTAACTGATGGTTATGTttcacataaataaataaatatatatatattaaactttttAAGTTTATAATTAAAAATTGCTATTTGTATCGATCTCGGTGCCatgattaaaaaaaattaaatttctgCCACGGCACAAAAcaaattactccctccgtcccaccacaAATGTCCACATTTCCATTTTGAGATGTCCCATTTCAAAtgtccactttgtgtttcaaccaatgagaagaggttattcagaagagagaagatttctgattggttgagaatggagttagtgggatttcctaaaactgtgtgcaaaaagtaagtggacacttgtagtgggacggaggtagtatgatTTATATCTTTGTCCAATCCGATGAGTAATGTTATATATGAACTTAAAAAATAAGCTTTACACCTTCATTCATAAACTTATATTCACTAAACTTAGAGAAACTTCTCGAtcattgtattagttaaatatgatTAACTTTAAAGACTTTTAGATTATTATAGGCTTATAGCTTTAACTTTTATATCTATAAAACTTACAGTATTTCATACTACGTATTTAACTTTATACGCCAAATGatttatccaaaaaaaaaaaaaaaaaaaaaaaaaactcataaataacaataaaataacagATTCTCTTTGACGATTTCTTTAATACGAATAAAAAATTGGTTACATTCCGGTTGAGTGAAGTAATCTACAACCTTGTCCCATGATCCACCTCCCAAACTTTAATAACATAAATAACTTTttgttaacttttgaaaacaaattTAAAACTTCCAACCTAATGACGTAGTACACACCATCACGAGTGACGAATGGCGTACTATCTTcgataatgattattattaaaattaaatgtcGAATGTTATTCCAGATATGTCACACTACGTTGCCGGGAGGCGTAGCGTCCTCTCTCACATGTCATTACTTGACTATGACACGTCACATAAATTATAGGACAACGTGGAGTAGGTTATGGGTATGACTAGAATGTTTTGATAGGGCAGTTACTCAGAGGCAGGCAGTTACTCAGAGGCAGTTACATTAAGCGATTATTGTCATAACTGCCCATTATCTCCCTATAAATGGCAGTGCTAAGTGTCGTTTGAAATATTAATCAACACACACATTGCCTAACTTTCTATTCGACACTCATCTTGAAGACTCGTCAAAAGTCAACCACTAACACCTCCTATATCCCGACTATTCTAACTGAGAATACCCTTATTCGAAGTAAGAATCTTCACCTTAATCATTCTTTTGCACTTGACATTAGTAAGACTTAAGGAGTACCTATATAATATAAGGGTATTTTGTgttaatcattattatttttgaagtgtctattataaataaatataaattataaattataattattataattataattataaatgtatAACAAATACGTAGTAATAAATAGTTGTAGTAACTAAAATTACAAACAAGTATATACTAATATACTATCAAAATTATGATCACAATATCATTTCCACATATATACCCTTGTATAAACGTGCTAGCACAATTATTTATCAACAACTTCACATGTTATTATAGAGTTGAGTTCTCGTTAACGGTTCAACTGATTAATCCAAACTCATTAACCAATACACGACACAATTATTAATTTTTCATTTCAttcatttattgtcaataaaagaGATAATAAAGGTTTACCCAAACACGACCATAATGTTGTGTCATATCCAAATACCCGAATACCGTATTATATCCGATTTGAATTTGTGTCTTCTTTCCAAAACATTACACAGTCCCCCAAGCTAAAGCCAAGCCCTTTTTGAACCTTTTTCACCCTTTATTCACGAGCTGGTTAGGGTTCAATCACGGATAAACAAACACCACAATATCCTTTTTTTTGTTTTCTTACCCAAATTCAACAACCCTGTTTTCATCTTCTCAATTTCTCACTATCCAACCTTTATTTTCACCTCTTTAATTACATTATTTCCAAAATTAAAAAAATACCCATGTAAAATTGATGCAACCCCATCAATAAAAATCGATTCTTTTTAGCAAACGTACATGTGAAGTTAATTTATATCCATCACAAGATATATCACACATTTTCTTGCTTTTCTGTTTACcttgtcaaaatttgaagtattTCAATTCTTATAAAGCTAGGGTTTTGTTTAGTTCCGCTGTAAGTCAAATGTAATTGtactaattattatatatttagtaGTATGGAAGATTTATTTAATCAAGGATGGAAATGGTTAGAATCGGAGAATTATTTTTGCTCAATGAAAGCTGGTGGCGGTTTGATTCACAAATTTGAGCTGTTTTTGAGAAAACATTGGCCTAAGATTTGTTCTGGGTGTGGTAAATTAGGCAAAGTTTTATACTTTTTAGTTTTTCATTGGAAAGATTGTGTTTTTAGGGGATTTAGGTCTTTTTTCTGTTTGGGTACTGTGGCATTGCTGATTATTATCTGGAGCTGTTTTATCAGCTTGACTTCAATGTCTTGCTTGCTTTATGTTCTTCTTAGTAtggtaattatataaatataaatctttaTGATATTGAATCTTGATTATGTCagtttttgaaagttattattaattattttaaatttttgtaTGGATTTAACAGGGAGCTGCTGGTTGTGCTGTGCACTACTTGGGTTACACACCCGGTTTATTTATTGTGGGGCTGTTTGCAATTTTGATTTTGTGGATGTATGCCAACTTTTGGACTACCGGTTTATTGTTTATCGTTGGAGGTTCGTCTTATTTGACTTCTGAAGTTTACTATTTGTTTAAAGATTGATATCACGATTGACCCATTTGACCCGTCAGAGATAATGCGTTTGACATAAGTGTATGTAGTGTTCAATCATTAATAGATGAAATGTGATGTTCGATTGTTTGGCCCGTTACAGATAAAACATAACCTAAGTGGACCCGTTCATAAGTTTAACATTGTATGCTGGTATTGTTAACGTTAACGTACATCGTCTTTTGAATATTTCAGGATATGTGTTTTCTTTAAATCATGCAAGGTTGGTGATTTTAATGGCAACAATGTATGCACTCTACTGTGTAAAAGTTCAAGCTGGATGGTCTGGATTATTGGTATCGATTAACCTTGCGTTTTTATCTAACGATGCTTTAAACTGTATGATCCAATGGAGTGACAATTTGAGTGAAAAAACACACTTTGAAGAGCAAAAAATACCCAAATCATTTGTTGATGATGATTTTGTAGCGGAAAATGAGTTTTCTGTTCCTACTGATGAACCTGAAAAGGTTAACGAAAAGGTGCACTCGTATAAATCTTCAAGTAAACCAGCTGCTACTGCAACTGTTGAACATAAACAAAAAGAATCGATATCTATACCTGTGGTTAAAGACGATGGGGAGGCGATTAATGAGATGAAAAGAATTATTAACTGTTTGGATCATTATGAAGCTTTGGGTTATTCTCGTTACAAGAAAATCGATGCTTTGTTGTTGAAGAAGGAATATAGGAAAAAGGTACGCTGTTTTCACGAAAAAGTTTTGTTCTTTGTTGTAACCAGTATTTAGATTTGCGTTTGGAACTAGTTATTGGAATATCGGAGTACTATTTCGAAGTGCAATAATTAGTTTTTAGTGGGTTTGTATATTTTACTTCCATATTACAAAATGTCTCCCCTTATAGCAATTTATCCTTTTCAGTCATTTTATCTATAAAAATTTTTAAGCTCCTTAAATTATCAATTTTTGCCGGATTTTAATTCAGAATACTTACCACAGTTCATATTATTATCCTATTTTGACATGGCAACATCGTATAATCACTTTAAAAACCCACTTCCAAACAACCCGTTAGACTCAAATAGTCAAATGTGTCATTTTAgttcacatttttattgttagtttgTTACTTGTACCTTTCGGTTCATTTCGCTTATATTATGTTTCTCTATATTCAGGCTATGCTTGTGCACCCTGATAAAAACATGGGTAGTCCACTTGCAAGTGAATCTTTTAAAAAGATTCAATGTGCATATGAGGTAAGTGTTATCCATTTTACTTATACGTTACACTGTCGGTTTGGGTTAATCGGGATGGTTTGGGGGTTTAGTTGACCGGTAAATGCACTTATTTGGCACTACATACATAATAATTTTGAACCTGTATATCTTCTAGATTTGACAAGTGTTGCAAAAATTGGCCGACTAGTCGCCTGCGGCCTGACTAGTCATTTTGGTGACTAGTACGCCCTATTTTACTGAAAAACTCTCTTAAAAAGTCGGGCAATGCTAAAAATTCAGGTTAAAGTAGGTCAGAATCGGTCAAGGTCAAGGTTGGTCAAAgataatattttttaaaattagATTTTGTGCCATATATTTGTGTTCGAAATATTAATGTTTTGTATATTTATGTGTAACATAGATATGTTT of the Rutidosis leptorrhynchoides isolate AG116_Rl617_1_P2 chromosome 5, CSIRO_AGI_Rlap_v1, whole genome shotgun sequence genome contains:
- the LOC139847113 gene encoding uncharacterized protein isoform X2, translated to MEDLFNQGWKWLESENYFCSMKAGGGLIHKFELFLRKHWPKICSGCGKLGKVLYFLVFHWKDCVFRGFRSFFCLGTVALLIIIWSCFISLTSMSCLLYVLLSMGAAGCAVHYLGYTPGLFIVGLFAILILWMYANFWTTGLLFIVGGYVFSLNHARLVILMATMYALYCVKVQAGWSGLLVSINLAFLSNDALNCMIQWSDNLSEKTHFEEQKIPKSFVDDDFVAENEFSVPTDEPEKVNEKVHSYKSSSKPAATATVEHKQKESISIPVVKDDGEAINEMKRIINCLDHYEALGYSRYKKIDALLLKKEYRKKAMLVHPDKNMGSPLASESFKKIQCAYEVLSDSVKKRDYDDHLRKEESKSLSDKSPSTAHQDMPDYCSEESRRIQCTKCGHSHIWICTNRTKSKARWCQDCCQYHQAKDGDGWVEYKGSLVFDRPQQVRVEIPRAFVCAESRIFDVSEWAICQGMACRPNTHRPSFHVNMVGLEKGQRSNSSRYPWDLDAEMTDEEEEFELWLQQALASGLFCETSKRRKSWSPFKLPQKKGKRQGNNRMSQ
- the LOC139847113 gene encoding uncharacterized protein isoform X1; this translates as MEDLFNQGWKWLESENYFCSMKAGGGLIHKFELFLRKHWPKICSGCGKLGKVLYFLVFHWKDCVFRGFRSFFCLGTVALLIIIWSCFISLTSMSCLLYVLLSMGAAGCAVHYLGYTPGLFIVGLFAILILWMYANFWTTGLLFIVGGYVFSLNHARLVILMATMYALYCVKVQAGWSGLLVSINLAFLSNDALNCMIQWSDNLSEKTHFEEQKIPKSFVDDDFVAENEFSVPTDEPEKVNEKVHSYKSSSKPAATATVEHKQKESISIPVVKDDGEAINEMKRIINCLDHYEALGYSRYKKIDALLLKKEYRKKAMLVHPDKNMGSPLASESFKKIQCAYEVLSDSVKKRDYDDHLRKEESKSLSDKSPSTAHQQDMPDYCSEESRRIQCTKCGHSHIWICTNRTKSKARWCQDCCQYHQAKDGDGWVEYKGSLVFDRPQQVRVEIPRAFVCAESRIFDVSEWAICQGMACRPNTHRPSFHVNMVGLEKGQRSNSSRYPWDLDAEMTDEEEEFELWLQQALASGLFCETSKRRKSWSPFKLPQKKGKRQGNNRMSQ
- the LOC139847113 gene encoding uncharacterized protein isoform X4 — protein: MEDLFNQGWKWLESENYFCSMKAGGGLIHKFELFLRKHWPKICSGCGKLGKVLYFLVFHWKDCVFRGFRSFFCLGTVALLIIIWSCFISLTSMSCLLYVLLSMGAAGCAVHYLGYTPGLFIVGLFAILILWMYANFWTTGLLFIVGGYVFSLNHARLVILMATMYALYCVKVQAGWSGLLVSINLAFLSNDALNCMIQWSDNLSEKTHFEEQKIPKSFVDDDFVAENEFSVPTDEPEKVNEKVHSYKSSSKPAATATVEHKQKESISIPVVKDDGEAINEMKRIINCLDHYEALGYSRYKKIDALLLKKEYRKKAMLVHPDKNMGSPLASESFKKIQCAYEVLSDSVKKRDYDDHLRKEESKSLSDKSPSTAHQDMPDYCSEESRRIQCTKCGHSHIWICTNRTKSKARWCQDCCQYHQAKDGDGWVEYKGSLVFDRPQQVEIPRAFVCAESRIFDVSEWAICQGMACRPNTHRPSFHVNMVGLEKGQRSNSSRYPWDLDAEMTDEEEEFELWLQQALASGLFCETSKRRKSWSPFKLPQKKGKRQGNNRMSQ
- the LOC139847113 gene encoding uncharacterized protein isoform X3, which codes for MEDLFNQGWKWLESENYFCSMKAGGGLIHKFELFLRKHWPKICSGCGKLGKVLYFLVFHWKDCVFRGFRSFFCLGTVALLIIIWSCFISLTSMSCLLYVLLSMGAAGCAVHYLGYTPGLFIVGLFAILILWMYANFWTTGLLFIVGGYVFSLNHARLVILMATMYALYCVKVQAGWSGLLVSINLAFLSNDALNCMIQWSDNLSEKTHFEEQKIPKSFVDDDFVAENEFSVPTDEPEKVNEKVHSYKSSSKPAATATVEHKQKESISIPVVKDDGEAINEMKRIINCLDHYEALGYSRYKKIDALLLKKEYRKKAMLVHPDKNMGSPLASESFKKIQCAYEVLSDSVKKRDYDDHLRKEESKSLSDKSPSTAHQQDMPDYCSEESRRIQCTKCGHSHIWICTNRTKSKARWCQDCCQYHQAKDGDGWVEYKGSLVFDRPQQVEIPRAFVCAESRIFDVSEWAICQGMACRPNTHRPSFHVNMVGLEKGQRSNSSRYPWDLDAEMTDEEEEFELWLQQALASGLFCETSKRRKSWSPFKLPQKKGKRQGNNRMSQ